The following are encoded together in the Meriones unguiculatus strain TT.TT164.6M chromosome 16, Bangor_MerUng_6.1, whole genome shotgun sequence genome:
- the LOC110545067 gene encoding keratin-associated protein 12-1-like, whose protein sequence is MCHTSCSSGCQPACCVSSPCQPACVPLSCRPGICVPVRCQVTCCVPVSCRPTVCMAPSCQSSVCLPVSCRPVCVTSSCQSSGCCRPSCPTLVCRPVTCGTSSCC, encoded by the coding sequence ATGTGCCACACCAGCTGTTCCTCAGGCTGCCAGCCAGCCTGCTGTGTGTCCAGCCCCTGCCAGCCAGCCTGTGTGCCTCTGAGCTGCAGGCCTGGCATATGCGTCCCCGTGAGATGCCAGGTGACCTGCTGTGTGCCCGTGAGCTGCAGGCCCACTGTGTGCATGGCCCCCTCGTGCCAGTCctctgtgtgtttgcctgtgaGCTGCAGGCCTGTCTGTGTGACCTCCTCTTGCCAGTCATCCGGGTGCTGCCGGCCCTCCTGCCCCACCCTGGTCTGCAGGCCTGTCACCTGTGgcacctcctcctgctgctga
- the LOC132646057 gene encoding keratin-associated protein 10-12-like, translated as MATSTMSVCSSDLSYDSRVCLPGSCDSCTDSSWQVDDCPESCCEPSCCQPSCCVPSCCASAPCLTLLCTPVCSPCCQSGCSSCCTPSCCQQSSCQPASCTCSPCQPSSCVTLCCKPVCCTPICCGSSSCCQQSSCQPSCCQPSCCQPSCCVPVCFKPVCCTPICSGSSSCCQPSCCAPVCCKPCSSMSLLCRPVCRPACCVPTSSCCASSCQPSCCRPASCVSLLCRPACSRQTCCGLSSGQKSSC; from the coding sequence ATGGCCACCTCCACCATGTCCGTCTGCTCCAGCGACCTGAGCTACGACAGCCGCGTCTGCCTGCCCGGTTCCTGTGATTCTTGTACTGATTCCTCCTGGCAGGTGGATGACTGCCCAGAGAGCTGCTGTGagcccagctgctgccagcccagctgctgtgtCCCTAGCTGCTGTGCCTCAGCCCCCTGCCTGACCCTCCTCTGCACCCCAGTGTGCAGTCCCTGCTGCCAATctggctgcagcagctgctgcacaccctcatgctgccagcagtctagctgccagccagccagctgcaCCTGCTCCCCCTGCCAGCCATCCAGCTGTGTGACTCTCTGCTGCAAGCCTGTCTGCTGCACACCCATCTGCTGTGGATCCTCCTCATGCTGCCAGCAGTCTAGCTGCCAGCCCTCATGCTGCCAGCCCTCATGCTGCCAGCCATCCTGCTGTGTGCCTGTCTGCTTCAAGCCTGTCTGCTGCACACCCATCtgctctggctcctcctcctgctgccagcCATCCTGCTGTGCTCCTGTCTGCTGCAAGCCCTGCTCCAGCATGTCCCTGCTCTGCCGCCCCGTGTGCAGACCTGCCTGCTGCGTGCCCACCTCCTCCTGCTGTGCCTCCTcctgccagcccagctgctgccgCCCAGCCTCCTGTGTGTCCCTGCTCTGCCGCCCTGCCTGCTCCCGCCAGacctgctgtggcctctcctcGGGCCAGAAGTCCAGCTGCTGA
- the LOC110545074 gene encoding keratin-associated protein 10-8-like gives MTASTMSVCSDARTNSSWQVDDCPESCCEPSCCAPSCCQSSCCQPSCCQPSCCASAPCLTLLCTPVSCVSSPCCQSSCCTPSCCQQSSCQPACCTCSPCQPSCCVTLCCKPVCCTPICSGSSSCCQQSSCQPSCCQSSCCQPSCCVPVCCKPVCCTPICSGSSSCCQPSCCAPVCCKPCSSMSLLCRPVCRPACCLPTSSCCASSCQPSCCRPASCVSLLCHPACSRQTSCGLSSGQKFSC, from the coding sequence ATGACCGCctccaccatgtctgtctgctctGACGCTCGCACCAACTCCTCCTGGCAGGTGGATGACTGCCCAGAGAGCTGCTGTGAGCCCAGCTGCTGTGCCCCCAGCTGCTGCCAGTCTagctgctgccagcccagctgctgccagcccagctgctgtgCCTCAGCCCCCTGCCTGACCCTCCTCTGCACCCCAGTGAGCTGTGTGTCCAGCCCCTGCTGCCAATCTTCCTGTTGTACACCCTCATGCTGCCAGCAGTCTAGCTGCCAGCCAGCCTGCTGCACCTGCTCCCCCTGCCAGCCATCCTGCTGTGTGACTCTCTGCTGCAAGCCTGTCTGCTGCACACCCATCTGCTCTGGCTCCTCCTCATGCTGCCAGCAGTCTAGCTGCCAGCCCTCATGCTGCCAGTCCTCATGCTGCCAGCCATCCTGCTGTGTGCCTGTCTGCTGCAAGCCTGTCTGCTGCACACCCATCtgctctggctcctcctcctgctgccagcCATCCTGCTGTGCTCCTGTCTGCTGCAAGCCCTGCTCCAGCATGTCCCTGCTCTGCCGCCCCGTGTGCAGACCCGCCTGCTGCCTGCCCACCTCCTCCTGCTGTGCCTCCTcctgccagcccagctgctgccgCCCAGCCTCCTGTGTGTCCCTGCTCTGCCACCCTGCCTGCTCTCGCCAGACCTCCTGTGGCCTCTCCTCGGGCCAGAAATTCAGCTGCTGA